Part of the Kitasatospora sp. NBC_01266 genome, CGGCCAGTGCCCGGTGGCGAGTTCGAGGAAGCGCACCCGAGGCTCGGTGAGGACCTGGAAGCGCGGATCCCCCATGGCCACCACGGTCTCGACCATGGCGATGCTCGCTCCGTTGGCCGTGCACAGGATGCCGGTGGCCGGCAACTCGGCGGCCACCCCGGAGAGTCGGAGCGGTTGGGTGAGCGTGCCCAGCGGCTGCGGTGTGGCGAGCCGGACCAACCGGTCCAGCGCCTCCTCGGGGACACCGGCCAGGCTGCCCCAGAGCGGCCACTCCTCGGCCGGCGGCGGGGGGATCCGCCGGCCGTCCCCGGTCGCCGTGGCCCGCCGCAGCAGCAGGTCCCGGACCGCCGGGTCGGGCACCAGGTCCAGCACCGAATCGCCGTCCTGGGGCAGGCCCGCGTCCAGGTGGACGATCCGGGCGATCCGCTCCGGGCGCCGTTCGGCGGCGCCCAGCACGGGATGCATGCCGTGCCCGTGTCCGACGAGCACCACCTTTGGGGAGGGCACCTGGTCGATCAGCCGCAGCAGGGCGGCGATCTGCGTCTGCAGGTCGAGGTCGTCCGGCCCGTCCGGCTGGTCCGGCAGCTCTGTGAGCGTCACCGGGAACACCTGGGCCCCCGACTCCCGCAGCCGGGTGGTCACCTGCCGCCAGATCCAGTCGCCGGTCCAGGGGCCGGGCACCAGCACGAATGCCGTCATGATCGTCTCCTCGTACGCCTTGGTTCGCTTACGGGCACGGTAGGAACTCCCCTTGAAGGAGGTTCAAGCCGTGTCCGCCGAGGATCTGAACCGCTGCGGCCTTGCTGATTGACCCAGCGGCCATGAACGGCTCCAGTCCGGTGCTCCGCAAGGGCGAGGGTGTCGTGTGCTCCCGTTGCCGTGGCGATCTCCAGGCCGAACTCGTCGTCCTCGTTCTCGGAGTCCTGGCTTTATACGTGAGTTGTGGGTTCTGGCACAGATTTTGGGGAGCGGTCGCAGAGGATGACAGGTTCGTTCGATTACAGGGGGCGGCGACCTCGGGGACCGTCAGCGTTCACGCGTTCTGGTCCACCACCAGCGGGTCGTCGCCCACTCGTTGTAGTTGGGCTCCGGCAAGGTGCGGCGCCCGAATTCCTCATCGATACGCGTGATCAAGCGGCCCAAGTCCCGTTTGGCTCCGGGCGGAAGGTACAGCATCGCCCACTCGAGGTCATCACGGGCATCTCACACCCCGGGCGATTCAAACGCGGAGGCGTCCAGGTAGCGTCCGGGCTCCTGAAAAGCCCACTCGAAACACGAGAGTGCCTTGGCGACCGCGTTGGGCCACATCTCCTGGTCTTCGACCCGGCGGATCGCTGCACGAGTCCGCGCGGAGACACCGGGGACCCTCAGAACCGGATACCGCCATCGTGGCCGCCACCGCTCTGCACGGACGACCTTGGGACGCCTACGCGGCATCGCCCTTTCGGATCAACATGAGGCCATCCTGCCACGGCTGGGCACTTGCATGCACTGGCGATATGCCAGCCGCAGCAGGGGTTCTTCTTCCTACTGTCCGGTTCTCGCGCAGCTCCTGGGGAACGTCGCAAAGTGTTACTGGAGAAGGATCATCTTGCGGAGTAGTTCGAATCCAGCGCGGCCGTAGATCTCCACGCCTGGGTGACGGACCAGCCACGCAGCCAGCGGCCCGGCCCCACGCGTCGGGAGCACATCGACCACACGATGGTCTTCGACGCTGGTCAAGACGGTGGAGTAGGTCTGGCCGCGACGGATCGCCAAATCGTCCACGCCCAGCACACGCGGCGTGCTGAACGCGGGATCGGGCAATGCCATGACCCTGCGCAGCAAGGTCATCCTTCCCGCGCCGAAGCCCAGCTGGGCTGCCAGCCGGGCGCCGGCCCGACCGGCCAGCGCGAGCCCCACCCGCTCCAGGGCATGGTTGAGCCGAGTGGTGAACCGTGCGTACGGGGCAGACAGTCGCGAGAACCGCTCAGCAAACGTCCGACGCGGACAGTCCGCCGTCCCACAGATGAAACGCCGGACCACCAACCGAATCACGAAGCCCTGCTCAGCGAGCGGAAGATCCTTCGGCCTGCGGAGATAGCGGTCGTGCACCCGGTCCGAGAAGCGGCCACAGTCCGGACACTCCTCGCCGGCCACCCGGCCACCCGGCCCCGCGCCACCGCCTCGACCTCCACGTCGTCGATCCCGTCGAACACGAGTGAGTCCCAGGACGATGCGTTGGTCTGCATGACCGACACGATC contains:
- a CDS encoding transposase family protein, which codes for MAGEECPDCGRFSDRVHDRYLRRPKDLPLAEQGFVIRLVVRRFICGTADCPRRTFAERFSRLSAPYARFTTRLNHALERVGLALAGRAGARLAAQLGFGAGRMTLLRRVMALPDPAFSTPRVLGVDDLAIRRGQTYSTVLTSVEDHRVVDVLPTRGAGPLAAWLVRHPGVEIYGRAGFELLRKMILLQ